A genomic window from Solanum stenotomum isolate F172 chromosome 10, ASM1918654v1, whole genome shotgun sequence includes:
- the LOC125842700 gene encoding subtilisin-like protease, producing MGFLKIFLVFIFCSFPWPTIQNDLETYIVNVESPESVISTQSSITDLDNYYLSFLPKTTTVSSSGNEEPASMIYSYHNVMKGFSARLTAAQVKEMEKKHGFVSAQKQRIFTLHTTHTPSFLGLQQNMGLWKDSNYGKGVIIGVIDTGIYPDHPSFSDVGMPPPPAKWKGVCESNFKTKCNNKLIGARSYQLANGSFIDDNGHGTHTAGTAAGAFANGANVFGNANGTAVGVAPLAHLAIYKVCNSNGKCSDSDILAAIDSAIDDGVDILSISLGGSPSPFYDDNIALGAYSATERGVLVSCAAGNDGPSAASVGNAAPWILTVGASTVDRKIKATVKLGNREKYEGESAFRPKFSNSTFFTLFDAAKNASETPYCKQGSLTDPAIRGKIVLCLQDDVVSNIDKGQAVKDAGGVGMIIINQPSYGATKSADAHVLPAMDVSAADGKKILSYMNSTSNPVATITFQGTVIGDKNAPIVAAFSSRGPSEASPGILKPDIIGPGVNILAAWPISVDDNRNTKSRFNIISGTSMSCPHLSGVAALLKSTHPDWSPAAIKSAIMTTADTLNLANSPILDERLLSADIYATGAGHVNPSRANDPGLVYDTPFEDYAPYFCGLNYTNPQVGKLLKCKVNCSDVESIPEAQLNYPSFSISGLGSTPQTYTRTVTNVGDAKSSYKVRIASPKGVVVKVKPSQLNFSMLNQKLTYQVTFSKTTNSSKPGVVEGFLKWNSNRHSVRSPIAVVFALAT from the coding sequence ATGGGATTCTTGAAAATCTTTCTTGTTTTCATCTTTTGTTCTTTCCCATGGCCTACTATTCAGAATGATCTCGAGACTTATATAGTCAATGTTGAATCCCCTGAAAGTGTAATTTCTACTCAATCATCGATAACAGATTTAGACAActattatctttcttttttgccTAAAACTACAACAGTCAGCTCAAGTGGAAATGAAGAGCCTGCTAGCATGATCTATTCATATCACAATGTGATGAAAGGATTTTCAGCAAGATTAACTGCAGCACAAGTGAAGGAAATGGAGAAGAAACATGGCTTTGTCTCTGCTCAGAAACAGAGGATTTTCACCTTGCATACTACTCATACTCCAAGCTTTCTTGGTTTGCAACAGAACATGGGCTTGTGGAAGGATTCAAACTATGGGAAAGGCGTGATCATCGGAGTTATAGACACTGGAATTTATCCTGACCATCCTTCGTTTAGCGACGTTGGGATGCCTCCTCCACCTGCTAAGTGGAAAGGAGTTTGTGAGTCCAATTTCAAAACCAAGTGTAACAACAAGCTCATTGGAGCGAGGTCTTACCAACTTGCCAATGGTTCCTTCATAGATGATAATGGACATGGTACACACACAGCGGGCACAGCTGCGGGAGCCTTTGCGAATGGTGCTAATGTATTTGGGAATGCTAATGGCACTGCTGTTGGTGTTGCCCCTCTTGCCCACCTAGCCATATATAAGGTTTGCAATTCTAATGGCAAGTGTTCTGACAGTGATATTTTAGCTGCCATAGATTCAGCTATAGATGATGGAGTAGATATTCTTTCAATATCCCTGGGTGGATCTCCGAGCCCTTTCTATGATGACAATATTGCTCTCGGGGCGTACAGTGCAACAGAAAGAGGTGTTCTTGTAAGTTGTGCTGCAGGCAATGATGGTCCTTCTGCTGCCTCGGTAGGAAATGCAGCCCCGTGGATCCTTACAGTAGGTGCCAGCACAGTTGATAGAAAGATAAAAGCTACTGTTAAACTTGGAAATAGAGAGAAATACGAAGGAGAATCTGCTTTTCGTCCAAAGTTTTCAAACTCAACATTCTTCACTCTATTTGATGCTGCAAAAAATGCAAGCGAAACTCCTTATTGCAAACAAGGGTCACTCACTGACCCTGCTATAAGAGGAAAGATAGTATTATGTCTACAAGATGATGTCGTTTCCAATATTGATAAAGGACAAGCTGTGAAGGATGCTGGAGGTGTTGGCATGATTATCATCAACCAGCCAAGTTATGGTGCCACTAAATCAGCTGATGCTCATGTTCTTCCAGCAATGGATGTTTCAGCTGCAGATGGAAAAAAAATCCTTTCTTATATGAACTCAACATCGAACCCTGTCGCTACAATCACATTCCAAGGAACAGTAATTGGAGATAAAAATGCTCCCATAGTAGCTGCATTTTCTTCTCGCGGACCAAGTGAAGCTAGTCCTGGCATCTTGAAACCTGACATAATCGGTCCTGGTGTTAATATCCTTGCTGCTTGGCCTATCTCTGTGGATGACAACAGAAACACCAAATCCAGATTCAATATTATATCAGGCACCTCAATGTCTTGCCCTCACCTTAGTGGCGTAGCAGCTCTGCTAAAAAGCACACATCCTGATTGGTCTCCTGCTGCTATTAAGTCTGCAATCATGACAACCGCTGACACGTTAAACCTTGCCAATAGTCCAATACTAGACGAAAGGCTCCTTTCTGCTGACATCTATGCAACCGGTGCAGGACATGTTAATCCATCTAGGGCAAATGATCCAGGACTAGTTTATGATACACCATTCGAGGACTATGCACCTTATTTTTGTGGTTTGAACTACACAAATCCACAGGTAGGTAAACTGTTAAAATGCAAGGTGAATTGCTCAGATGTTGAAAGTATCCCTGAAGCACAATTAAACTATCCTTCATTTTCCATATCCGGACTTGGATCAACTCCTCAGACGTACACCAGAACTGTGACCAACGTTGGTGACGCCAAATCATCTTACAAGGTGAGGATAGCTTCACCAAAAGGCGTTGTCGTGAAAGTTAAGCCCTCCCAACTAAATTTCTCAATGCTGAACCAGAAGTTAACATACCAAGTGACATTTTCCAAGACAACCAACAGCTCAAAGCCTGGGGTTGTTGAGGGATTCTTGAAGTGGAATTCTAACAGGCACTCTGTGAGAAGTCCAATTGCAGTTGTGTTTGCATTGGCTACATAA
- the LOC125842701 gene encoding subtilisin-like protease 4 — MKAQYSSILTVIGLICVLLSFTTNATKQNNSQIYIVHCQFPDGERTAKYQDLESWYLSFLPTTTSDSSREAPRLIYSYRNVLTGFAAKLSQEDIKKMEKMEGFVSARPQQLLKLHTTHSVNFLGLQQNMGFWKDSNYGKGVIIGVIDTGIFPDHPSFSDVGMPPIPAKWKGVCESDFATKCNNKLIGARSFQLANGSPIDNDGHGTHTASTTAGAFVKGANVYGNANGTAVGVAPLAHIAIYKVCNSNGCSDSDILAAMDSAIDDGVDILSMSLGGSPVPFYQDSIAFGAYGATERGILVSCSAGNSGPSIITAGNTAPWILTVGASTIDRKIKATVTLGSTEEFEGESAYRPQISDSTFFTLYDAAKSIGDPSETPYCKPGSLTDPTIKGKIVICLAGVVSNIEKGQAVKDAGGVGMIVINPSQYGVTKSADAHVLPALVVSAADGIKILDYTNSISNPTATITIQGTIIGDKNAPIVAAFSSRGPSKPNPGILKPDIIGPGVNILAAWPTSVDDNKNTKSTFNIISGTSMSCPHLSGVAALLKSTHPDWSPAAIKSAIMTTAYTLNLDNSPILDERLLPADIFAIGAGHVNPSRANDPGLVYDTPSEDYLPYLCGLGYTNAQVGSLLRRTVNCLEVKSIPEAQLNYPSFSIFGLGSTPQTYTRTVTNVGDVASSYKVEIASPIGVAIEVEPTELNFSELNQKLTYQVTFSKTTSSSKVVVVEGFLKWTSTRHSVRSPIAVVLV; from the coding sequence ATGAAGGCTCAATACAGTTCAATTCTTACTGTAATTGGGCTGATTTGTGTGCTCTTATCATTTACCACTAATGCAACAAAACAGAACAATTCACAAATCTATATTGTTCACTGTCAGTTCCCTGATGGGGAAAGGACTGCCAAATACCAAGATTTAGAAAGCTGGTATCTTTCTTTCTTGCCTACAACAACCTCGGATAGTTCTCGTGAGGCACCACGTTTGATATATTCCTATCGAAATGTCCTAACGGGATTTGCAGCTAAGTTATCACAAGAAGATataaagaaaatggaaaaaatggaAGGATTTGTTTCTGCGCGCCCCCAGCAGCTACTTAAATTACACACCACACATAGTGTCAATTTCTTGGGGTTGCAACAGAACATGGGGTTCTGGAAAGACTCGAATTATGGGAAAGGTGTGATCATTGGAGTTATTGACACGGGAATTTTCCCAGACCACCCCTCATTTAGCGATGTCGGGATGCCACCTATCCCTGCTAAATGGAAAGGAGTTTGTGAGTCTGATTTCGCGACCAAGTGTAACAACAAGCTCATTGGAGCGAGGTCTTTCCAACTTGCCAATGGTTCCCCAATAGATAATGATGGACATGGTACACACACAGCAAGCACAACTGCAGGAGCCTTTGTGAAAGGTGCTAATGTATATGGCAATGCTAATGGCACTGCTGTTGGTGTTGCCCCTCTTGCCCACATAGCCATATATAAGGTGTGTAATTCTAATGGTTGTTCTGACAGTGATATTTTAGCTGCCATGGATTCAGCTATAGATGATGGAGTAGATATTCTTTCAATGTCCCTTGGTGGAAGTCCAGTTCCTTTCTATCAAGACAGTATTGCTTTCGGGGCATATGGTGCAACAGAAAGAGGGATTCTTGTAAGTTGCTCTGCTGGAAATAGTGGTCCATCCATTATCACAGCAGGAAACACAGCCCCTTGGATTCTTACGGTAGGCGCCAGCACTATTGATAGAAAGATAAAAGCTACTGTTACACTTGGAAGTACAGAGGAATTTGAAGGGGAATCTGCTTATCGTCCACAGATTTCCGACTCAACATTCTTCACTCTATATGATGCTGCAAAAAGTATAGGTGATCCATCTGAAACCCCTTATTGCAAACCAGGGTCACTCACTGACCCTACAATAAAAGGAAAGATAGTCATATGTTTGGCAGGTGTCGTTTCAAATATCGAAAAAGGACAAGCTGTGAAGGATGCTGGAGGTGTTGGCATGATTGTCATCAACCCATCACAATATGGGGTCACAAAATCAGCTGATGCTCATGTTCTTCCAGCATTGGTTGTTTCAGCTGCAGATGGAATCAAAATTCTTGATTATACCAACTCAATATCAAACCCTACTGCTACAATCACAATCCAAGGAACAATAATTGGAGATAAAAATGCTCCCATAGTTGCTGCATTTTCTTCTCGCGGACCAAGTAAACCTAATCCTGGCATCTTGAAACCTGACATAATTGGTCCTGGTGTTAATATCCTTGCTGCTTGGCCTACCTCCGTGGATGATAACAAAAATACCAAATCCACATTCAATATTATATCAGGCACCTCGATGTCTTGCCCTCACCTTAGTGGCGTAGCAGCTCTGCTGAAGAGCACACATCCTGATTGGTCTCCTGCTGCTATTAAGTCTGCAATCATGACAACCGCTTACACGTTAAACCTTGACAATAGTCCAATACTAGATGAAAGGTTACTTCCTGCAGACATCTTTGCAATTGGTGCAGGACACGTTAATCCATCGAGGGCAAATGATCCAGGACTAGTTTATGATACCCCATCCGAGGactatttaccttatttatgtGGGTTGGGATACACAAATGCACAGGTAGGTAGCCTGTTACGACGCACAGTGAATTGCTTGGAAGTGAAAAGTATCCCTGAAGCACAATTAAACTATCCTTCATTTTCCATATTTGGACTTGGATCAACTCCTCAGACATATACAAGAACTGTGACCAACGTTGGGGATGTTGCATCATCTTACAAAGTGGAGATAGCTTCACCTATAGGAGTTGCCATAGAAGTTGAACCCACAGAGCTAAATTTCTCCGAGTTGAACCAGAAGTTAACATACCAAGTGACATTTTCCAAGACAACCAGCAGTTCAAAAGTTGTGGTTGTCGAGGGATTCTTGAAATGGACTTCTACTAGGCACTCTGTGAGAAGTCCAATTGCAGTTGTGTTGGTCTAG
- the LOC125843189 gene encoding subtilisin-like protease: protein MMAQYSSILTIIVLICVLFSFTTNATKQNNSQIYIVHCEFSDGEMSTRYQDLESWYLSFLPATTSDSSREAPRLIYSYRNVLTGFAAKLSPEDIKEMEKMEGFVSARPEEILNLHTTHSVNFMGLFQNMGFWNDSNYGKGVIIGVIDSGIFPDHPSFSDDGMPPPPAKWKGKCEFNVTKCNNKLIGARVFPNSGIDPWDEDGHGTHTASTAAGRFVPGANIFGNANGTATGVAPLAHVAVYKACSADFCSGSDILAAMDMAIDDGVDILSISLGSLSNAFYRNSVALGAFSATKNGIFVSCSGGNSGPSSFSMSNEAPWILTVGANTIDRKIKATVVLGNNQEFDGESAFQPNDFPPTLLPLAYPGSNSSDSDAKYCTPASLNNTNVMGKIVFCEAGKITRADKGIAVKAVGGAAMIFMNREAMANTTLAEPYVLPTTYVGYADGLKIKEYIDSTPTPTATIVFKGTIIGDDRAPVVAAFSSRGPSYASPGILKPDIIGPGVNILAAWHISLENNTNTNSRFNMISGTSMSCPHLSGVAALLKSVHPDWSPAAIKSAIMTTADVLNLGSNLIEDETYLPANVFATGAGHVNPSKANDPGLIYDIEPAIYLPYLCGLNYTDTQVGFFFPGKVNCSEVTSISDGQLNYPSFSIQVRVNSAAQVYSRTVMNVGQANSTYRVEIDSPPGLDVKVEPTTLVFSEVKQALSYQVTFTPLDTIPNTTFNQGSLRWISEKHIVRSPIAVRFFLF from the coding sequence ATGATGGCTCAATACAGTTCAATTCTTACTATAATTGTACTGATTTGTGTGCTCTTTTCATTTACCACTAATGCAACAAAACAGAACAATTCACAAATCTATATTGTTCATTGTGAGTTTTCTGATGGGGAAATGTCAACCAGATATCAAGATTTAGAAAGCTGGTATCTTTCTTTCTTGCCTGCAACAACCTCGGATAGTTCTCGTGAGGCACCACGTTTGATATATTCCTATCGAAATGTCCTTACAGGTTTTGCAGCTAAGTTATCACCGGAGGATATTAAGGAAATGGAGAAAATGGAAGGATTTGTTTCTGCACGCCCCGAGGAGATACTTAATTTACACACCACACATAGTGTCAATTTCATGGGGCTGTTTCAGAACATGGGATTCTGGAATGACTCGAATTATGGGAAAGGTGTGATTATTGGAGTTATTGACTCGGGAATTTTCCCGGACCACCCTTCGTTTAGCGATGATGGGATGCCACCTCCCCCTGCTAAATGGAAGGGTAAGTGTGAATTTAATGTCACAAAGTGTAACAACAAGCTCATTGGAGCCAGGGTCTTCCCGAACTCGGGGATTGATCCATGGGATGAAGATGGTCACGGTACACATACTGCTAGCACGGCTGCTGGACGTTTCGTGCCAGGTGCCAACATTTTTGGCAATGCTAATGGCACTGCCACGGGCGTTGCACCTCTTGCTCATGTTGCTGTTTACAAAGCATGCTCTGCTGACTTTTGTTCCGGGAGCGACATTTTGGCTGCAATGGATATGGCTATTGACGATGGTGTGGATATTCTTTCAATTTCCCTTGGTAGTCTATCTAATGCTTTCTATAGAAACAGTGTTGCACTTGGTGCATTTAGTGCTACGAAAAATGGAATTTTTGTCAGCTGTTCTGGTGGAAATTCAGGACCATCCAGTTTCTCAATGTCTAATGAAGCACCCTGGATTCTCACAGTTGGTGCAAACACTATCGACAGGAAAATAAAGGCCACTGTTGTGCTTGGTAACAATCAAGAATTCGACGGAGAATCAGCTTTTCAACCTAATGACTTTCCTCCTACACTATTGCCTCTTGCCTATCCTGGAAGCAATTCTAGTGATTCTGATGCTAAATATTGTACCCCTGCTTCCCTGAACAACACGAATGTCATGGGAAAGATTGTGTTCTGTGAGGCTGGTAAAATAACGCGAGCTGATAAAGGTATAGCAGTGAAGGCAGTTGGTGGTGCTGCCATGATATTTATGAACCGAGAAGCCATGGCTAACACAACATTGGCCGAGCCATATGTCCTTCCAACGACATATGTTGGCTATGCTGATGGTCTAAAAATCAAAGAGTACATAGACTCAACACCAACCCCTACAGCCACAATAGTGTTCAAGGGAACTATAATTGGAGATGATCGTGCTCCAGTGGTTGCTGCATTTTCTTCCAGGGGTCCAAGTTATGCAAGCCCCGGAATTCTAAAACCGGACATTATTGGTCCTGGAGTTAACATTCTAGCAGCTTGGCATATTTCCTTGGAGAACAACACAAACACCAACTCGAGATTCAACATGATCTCAGGCACCTCAATGTCTTGTCCTCACCTCAGCGGTGTTGCAGCACTACTAAAGAGTGTTCACCCCGATTGGTCTCCAGCTGCAATTAAGTCAGCAATTATGACAACAGCCGATGTCTTAAACCTCGGATCTAACTTAATCGAGGATGAAACATACCTTCCAGCCAATGTTTTTGCCACTGGTGCAGGCCATGTTAATCCGTCAAAAGCAAATGATCCAGGCCTGATATATGACATAGAGCCAGCCATTTACTTACCTTATTTATGTGGTCTAAATTACACAGACACCCAAGTTGGATTCTTTTTTCCGGGCAAAGTTAATTGTTCAGAGGTTACTAGCATCTCAGATGGTCAACTAAATTATCCATCGTTTTCGATCCAAGTCAGAGTCAACTCAGCAGCTCAAGTATATTCAAGAACTGTGATGAATGTTGGACAAGCCAACTCAACATACAGAGTTGAAATTGATTCACCGCCAGGTCTTGATGTGAAAGTTGAACCAACTACACTTGTTTTTTCAGAGGTGAAACAAGCATTGAGCTATCAAGTGACATTTACACCTCTGGATACCATACCGAACACTACTTTTAATCAGGGATCTCTCAGATGGATTTCTGAAAAACACATTGTTAGGAGCCCAATTGCTGTtcgatttttccttttttga
- the LOC125843192 gene encoding subtilisin-like protease, with protein MGFWNDSNYGKGVIIGVIDTGIFPDHPSFSDDGMPPPPAKWKGKCEFNVTKCNNKLIGARVFPNSGIDPWDEDGHGTHTASTAAGRFVPGANIFGNANGTAVGVAPLAHVAIYKACDDISCYGSDVLAAIDMAIEDGVDVLSISFGNRFREFYEDDIALGAFSAMERGIFVSGAAGNSGPFSFSMSNESPWILTVGASTIDRKIKATAVLGNNQEFDGESAFQPSDFPPTLLPLIYPGNNASDYYIQYCDPRSLKNTNVAGKIVLCESRSTEQVDTGKAVKAAGGAAMIIMNSGYWANTTLAEAHVLPVTHVTYADGLKIQEYINSTTTPTATIVFKGTIIGNDRAPVVAGFSSRGPSYASPRILKPDIIGPGVNILAAWHISLENDMRTNSTFNMISGTSVSCPHLSGVAALLKSVHPDWSPAAIKSAIMTTADVINLKSNLIEDETQVTVIAQRKVNCSEITSILEGQLNYPSFAIQVKSNSGVQVYSRTVTNVGQANSTCRVDIDSPRGLDVKVEPTTLVFSEVKQKLSYQVTFTPFATPSTISSQGSLRWISENHIVRSPIALRFSDFR; from the exons ATGGGGTTCTGGAATGACTCGAATTATGGGAAAGGTGTGATCATTGGAGTTATTGACACAGGAATTTTCCCGGACCACCCTTCGTTTAGCGATGATGGGATGCCACCTCCCCCTGCTAAATGGAAGGGTAAGTGTGAATTTAATGTCACAAAGTGTAACAACAAGCTCATTGGAGCCAGGGTCTTCCCGAACTCGGGGATTGATCCATGGGATGAAGATGGTCACGGTACACATACTGCTAGCACGGCTGCTGGACGTTTCGTGCCAGGTGCCAACATTTTTGGCAATGCTAATGGCACAGCTGTGGGTGTTGCACCTCTTGCTCATGTTGCCATCTACAAAGCGTGTGATGATATCAGTTGTTATGGGAGCGACGTTTTAGCTGCAATAGATATGGCTATTGAAGATGGTGTCGATGTTCTTTCAATTTCCTTTGGTAATCGATTTAGGGAATTCTATGAAGACGACATTGCACTTGGTGCATTTAGTGCTATGGAAAGAGGAATCTTTGTCAGCGGTGCTGCTGGAAATTCAGGACCATTTAGTTTTTCAATGTCTAATGAGTCGCCCTGGATTCTCACAGTTGGTGCAAGCACTATCGACAGGAAAATAAAGGCCACTGCTGTACTTGGAAACAATCAAGAATTTGACGGAGAATCAGCCTTTCAACCTAGTGACTTTCCTCCAACTCTGTTGCCTCTTATTTATCCTGGAAACAATGCTAGTGATTATTATATTCAATATTGTGACCCTCGTTCACTGAAAAACACGAATGTCGCAGGAAAGATAGTGTTATGTGAATCTCGTTCAACGGAGCAAGTTGATACTGGGAAAGCAGTGAAAGCAGCTGGTGGTGCTGCCATGATTATTATGAATTCAGGATACTGGGCTAACACAACATTAGCTGAAGCACATGTCCTACCCGTGACACACGTTACCTATGCTGATGGTCTAAAAATCCAAGAGTACATAAACTCAACAACAACCCCCACTGCAACAATCGTGTTCAAGGGAACTATAATCGGAAATGATCGTGCTCCAGTGGTTGCTGGTTTTTCTTCCAGGGGTCCAAGTTATGCAAGTCCTAGAATTCTAAAACCGGACATTATTGGTCCTGGTGTTAACATTTTAGCGGCTTGGCATATTTCCTTGGAGAACGACATGAGAACAAACTCTACGTTTAACATGATTTCAGGTACCTCAGTGTCTTGTCCCCATCTCAGTGGCGTTGCAGCGCTACTAAAAAGTGTTCACCCGGATTGGTCTCCAGCTGCAATTAAGTCAGCAATTATGACAACAGCCGATGTCATAAACCTCAAATCCAACTTAATCGAGGATGAAAC ACAAGTTACTGTCATTGCTCAGCGCAAAGTGAATTGTTCGGAGATTACTAGCATCTTAGAAGGTCAACTAAATTATCCATcatttgcaattcaagttaaaagcAACTCAGGAGTTCAAGTATATTCAAGAACTGTGACAAATGTAGGACAAGCCAACTCAACATGCCGAGTTGATATCGATTCACCGCGAGGCCTTGATGTGAAAGTTGAACCAACTACACTTGTTTTTTCAGAGGTGAAACAAAAATTGAGTTATCAAGTGACATTTACACCTTTTGCTACACCAAGTACCATATCTTCTCAGGGATCTCTCAGATGGATTTCTGAAAACCATATTGTTAGGAGCCCAATTGCTCTTCGGTTTTCAGATTTTCGGTGA
- the LOC125843193 gene encoding subtilisin-like protease produces MEKMEGFVSARPEGILDLYTTHSVNFMGLNQNMGFWNDSNYGKGVIIGVIDTGIFPDHPSFSDDGMPPPPAKWKGMCQFNTTKCNNKIIGARYFHYTDNDPWDEDGHGTHTASTAAGRFVPGANIFGNANGTAVGVAPLAHVAIYKACSALGCFGSDVLAAMDMAIEDGVDVLSISFGFRFNDFYEDNIALGAFSAMEKGIFVSCAAGNSGPSSFSTSNDAPWILTVGASTIDRKIKATAVLGNNQKFDGESSSQPSDFPPTLLPLIYPGINTSDILAQYCHPTSLNNTNVMGKIVLCVAGITAGIDKGIAVKAAGGAAMIIMNPESWANTTLAEAHVLPVTHVTYADGLKIQGYINSTTTPTATIMFKGTIIGDNRAPVVAGFSSRGPSYASPRILKPDIIGPGVNILAAWPISLENNTNTNSTFNMIAGTSMSCPHLSGVAALLKSVHPNWSPAAIKSAIMTTADVLNLGSKLIEDETYLPANVFATGAGHVNPSKATDPGLIYDIEPSDYIPYLCGLNYTNRQVTVIVQRKVNCSEITSILEGQLNYPSFAIQVRSNSGAQVYSRTVTNVGQANSTYRVDIDSPRGLDVKVEPTTLVFSEVKQKLSYQVTFTPFSRPSTIYTQGSLTWISENHIVRSPIAVGFSDLF; encoded by the coding sequence ATGGAGAAAATGGAAGGATTTGTCTCTGCACGCCCCGAGGGGATACTTGATTTGTACACCACACATAGTGTCAATTTCATGGGGTTGAACCAGAACATGGGGTTCTGGAATGACTCGAATTATGGGAAAGGTGTGATCATTGGAGTTATTGACACAGGAATTTTCCCGGACCACCCTTCGTTTAGCGATGATGGGATGCCACCTCCCCCTGCTAAATGGAAGGGTATGTGTCAATTTAATACCACAAAGTGCAACAACAAGATCATTGGCGCGAGGTACTTCCACTACACGGATAATGATCCATGGGACGAAGATGGACATGGTACACATACTGCTAGCACGGCTGCTGGACGTTTCGTTCCAGGTGCTAACATTTTTGGCAATGCTAATGGCACAGCTGTGGGTGTTGCACCTCTTGCTCATGTTGCCATTTACAAAGCGTGTTCTGCTCTTGGTTGTTTTGGGAGCGACGTTTTGGCAGCAATGGATATGGCTATTGAAGATGGTGTCGATGTTCTTTCAATTTCCTTTGGTTTTCGATTTAATGATTTCTATGAAGACAACATTGCACTTGGTGCTTTTAGTGCTATGGAAAAAGGAATCTTTGTCAGCTGTGCTGCTGGAAATTCAGGGCCCTCCAGTTTTTCAACGTCTAATGATGCGCCTTGGATTTTAACAGTTGGTGCAAGCACGATCGATAGGAAAATCAAGGCCACTGCTGTGCTTGGAAACAATCAAAAATTTGACGGAGAATCATCCTCTCAACCTAGTGACTTTCCTCCAACACTATTGCCTCTTATCTATCCTGGAATCAATACTAGTGACATTCTTGCTCAATACTGTCACCCTACTTCGCTGAACAACACAAATGTCATGGGAAAGATTGTGTTGTGTGTGGCTGGTATAACGGCAGGAATTGATAAAGGAATAGCAGTGAAGGCAGCTGGTGGTGCTGCCATGATTATTATGAATCCAGAATCCTGGGCTAACACAACATTAGCTGAAGCACATGTCCTACCCGTGACACACGTTACCTATGCTGATGGTCTAAAAATCCAAGGGTACATAAACTCAACAACAACCCCCACTGCAACAATCATGTTCAAGGGAACTATAATCGGAGATAATCGTGCTCCAGTGGTTGCTGGATTTTCTTCCAGGGGTCCAAGTTATGCAAGTCCTAGAATTCTAAAACCGGATATTATTGGTCCTGGTGTTAACATTTTAGCAGCTTGGCCTATTTCCTTGGAGAACAACACAAATACCAACTCGACATTCAACATGATCGCAGGCACCTCAATGTCTTGCCCTCACCTCAGTGGCGTTGCAGCACTACTAAAAAGTGTTCACCCCAATTGGTCTCCAGCTGCAATTAAGTCAGCAATTATGACAACAGCCGATGTCTTAAACCTCGGATCCAAATTAATCGAGGATGAAACATACCTTCCAGCCAATGTCTTTGCCACAGGTGCAGGACACGTTAATCCATCCAAAGCAACTGATCCCGGCCTGATATATGATATAGAGCCATCTGATTACATACCTTATTTATGTGGTTTGAATTACACAAACAGACAAGTTACTGTCATTGTGCAGCGCAAAGTTAACTGTTCAGAGATTACAAGCATCTTAGAAGGTCAACTAAACTATCCATCATTTGCAATTCAAGTCAGAAGCAACTCAGGAGCTCAAGTATATTCAAGAACTGTGACAAATGTAGGACAAGCCAACTCAACGTATCGAGTTGATATTGATTCACCGCGGGGCCTTGATGTGAAAGTTGAACCAACCACTCTTGTTTTTTCGGAGGTGAAACAAAAATTGAGCTATCAAGTGACATTTACACCTTTTTCTAGACCAAGTACCATATATACTCAGGGATCTCTCACATGGATTTCTGAAAACCATATTGTCCGGAGCCCAATTGCTGTTGGGTTTTCCGATTTATTTTGA